Sequence from the Microbacterium sp. AZCO genome:
GTGGGCGCGGGCGCCGTCGTGGGCTCCGGCGCCGTCGTGGGCTCCGGCGCCGTCGTCGGCGCGATGGTCGGCTCCGGTTCGGGCGTCACGATCGGCGCTTCGGCGGTCGGCTCGGCGTCGGGCGTCACGATCGGCAGCTCGACCGTCGGGGTCGGCTCCGACACCGTGAACGTCGGCTCCGGCACCGTGCGCGTCGGCGTGGGAAGGGTGCGCGTCGGCGACGGCAGCGTGGCGGTCGGGGACGGCAGATTCAGAGGCAGGATGCCGCAGCCCGCCAGCAGCATCACGGATGCCGCGAACCCGAGGATGATCGCGATCGGCCGCCGGGGTCCACGGGGTCTCGGAGCTGTGGTCATGTCGGTCCATCCTGCGAGGTGACGGGTGACAGCACGCTATCGGCGCTGCTCCCGGATTCGCCGGCGCCTCGTCCGCGGGGAATGAGGACGATTCAGCGCTGACACGACGGGCACCAGAACACGATTCGCTCTCGCGTGGGGTGCGCGCCGAGCGCGCCGCCCTCGATCCGCGTGCCGCATCGGCGGCACGGCCGGCCCTCGCGCCCGTAGACCCAGGTCGTGCGTCCGGGGCGGGCGTCTCCCGTGAAGGTGCGGTCGCGGCGATCGCGGTTGGCCCGGATCATGCGCGCGCCGAGATCGACGAGTGCCGCGGCATCCGTCTCATCGGCAGGTCTCGTGGGCAGGATGCCGCGCACGAACAGGATCTCGTTGGCGTATTCGTTGCCGAACCCGGCCACATTGCGCTGATCCTGCAGTGCGACGTGGGCGGCGCGATGGTCGGCCCCGAGCCGGCGAGCCGCCTCCGCGGCATCCCACGACTCCGACAGCGGGTCGGGGCCGAGGTAGTCGACGAGGCGGCCTTCGTCGCGGGTGCGCACGACGTCGATGTCGGCGAGGTCGAACCCGACAGTCTCCCACCCGTCCACGCCGATGACGGCTCGGGCCTTGAACCCCGGCTTCCGCCATCGCTCGCCGGCCCGGTACACATGCCACTCGCCCTCCATCTTGAGGTGCGAGTGCAGCGTCCACTCGCCGATGTGGTGCAGCAGGTGCTTGCCCCGGGAGACGACCTCGTGCACCGTCTCTCCGCGGAGATCGGCGGTCGCCACCTGCGGGACGCGAAGCTCGAACCGCCGCACCTCCCGGCCCGCCAGCACGTCGTTCAGTCGCCGCGCCGTGCGGAAGACGGTGTCGCCCTCGGGCATGCCGAACCTCCGTCAGGCGCGCGCGGCTTCGCGCGCCGCGTCGCCCGCTGTGAGCCGTCGCAGCGTGAGCCCGCGCGGCGACTCGACGAATCCGGCATCCCGCAGCGCCTTGCCGACCGGGCTGCTGTAGACGAATTCGCCGTTGATCTGCTCGATGGTGAGGGTGTCGAGCCGGCGGCTGCGGGCGGTCGCCGCGAGGTCGCGGGCCGCCGCGGCGAGCCGCTCGTCGTCGTCGGTGAACACCAGGGCCGACTTGCCGCCGCGCTCCAGGTAGAGGGTCAGGGCGCCGTCGACGAGCACGACGAGTCCGCCCGCCTTGCGGCCCGGACGGTGACTCACGCCCTCGAGAGCGGGCCAGGTCAGCGCCGCACCGTAGGGGTTCGCGGGGTCGGTGGCCGCGAGCGTCACGGCGCGCAGCGGCGGTGGATCGGGCAGCGCCGCGAACTCGCGCAGGCGATCGACGGTCGCCGAAGCCGCGAACTGCGCCGCGCCGAGCTTCTCGATGACGTAGCCGCGGCGGCAGTGGCCGGCCTCCTCGAAGCCGGCCAGGATGCGATAGGCCTGCGCGAACCCGCCCGGCACGCCCTCGGACTGCACGGCGCCGCGCGTGACCACACCGTACCGATCGAGCAGGAGGCTCGCGGTCGCCGTGGCGCGGAGCGCCGCATCGGGCTCGACCGCCGGCAGCAGCGACCAACGTCCGCCGATCGAGGGCGGCCGAGGGGGCACGGATGCCGCGACCGTCCGCGCCGCGGCGCCTCGGTAGAGTCGCGCGCGCGGCGCGCGCCGCGCCACGCGGTGCGCCTGCGAGCCGCCCGTCAGCAGCGTGCGCACGGGAGCGAAGGTGTCGTTCGTGACCCGACCGCTCCACGTCAGGTTCCACAGGGCCTCGACCACCGACAGCTCGTTCTCGGCGCCGGTGAGCTGCCGCAGCTGGGCGGCGAAGTACGCGCCGCCGGCCGCGAGCGCCTCGAGCAGCCGGGCCTCCAGGCTGCCGGGGGCCGGTTCCTGAGCCGGTCGGAGGGCGTCGTCGGGCGGCGCGAGGGTCAGGGGAGCGACCTCCGCGGGATGCAGGGCGATCCAGCCGTCCCGTCCCGGAAGCGACCCGTGCCCCGACCAGATCACCTCGCCGGTCGCAGTGAGCTCGTCGAGCATCGAAGGGGTGTAGTCGGACACGCGAGCGGGGAGCACGAGCGACTCCCATGCGCTCGCCGGAATCGGAACCCCGGCGAGCTGCTCGATGACGGCCGCGACTCCGTCGATGCCCTCGAGCGGGCGCGCCAGGTGCTGCCAGGCGGGAAGGAAGCGCGCGTACGCCTCCTGCGAGACGGGCTCGACACTCCCGCGGATCGCCGCGAGCGACCGCATCCGAAGGCGCCGCAGCACCTCGGTGTCGCACCACTCGATGTCGTCGCCGCGGGTCATCGCCGCTCCCGTCGGCGGGTCGGGCAGGAAGAACCCGCTCGACACGCGCCCCTGCGACTCGAGTCGCTGCAGCGTCTGCCGCACGACGGCGATTCCGACCCCGAACCGGGTCGCGACGTCGTCGGCGACGAACGGCCCGTGGGTGCGGGCGTGCCGGGCCACGAGATCGCCGAGCGGATCGGCGAGCGGATCGACGAAGGCGGTCGGGATGCCGACGGGCAGCGCGACCCCGAGCGCATCGCGCAGTCGCCCGGCGTCTTCGATCGCGGCGACGCGGGACACCCCGGCGATGGTGACCGGGATCGCACGCCGCGCGGCGATGAGGGCCTCGAGATGAGTGGATGCCTCACCCGCCGTCGCGGCCCCCGCGGCGGTGCCCGATTCGCTTCCCGAGCGTGTCGAGGGGTTGGTCCCCACCGGTTGGACGGTCCCCGAGCCTGTCGAGGGGTCGAGTCCCGCCGCTCCGCCGGTCCCCGAGCGTGTCGAGGGGTCGAGGCCCGCCGTCTCGGCACCGGGCGGTGCCTCCGAGGCTTGCAGCCGCGCCGCCACCTCGGCCGCGTCGAGCGGCCCCAGCATCCTCAACAGATCCGCGACGCCCTCGAGCCCTCGCGCCCGGCGCTCGGGGTCGAGTCGCTGCGCCTCGCGCTCGAACTGCGCGATGACGGCGGGGTCGAGCAGCTCGCGCATCTCGACCTTGCCGAGGAGCTCCGAGAGGAGTGCGGGGTCGACCGAGAGCGCGGCGGCGCGGCGCTCGGCGAGCGGAGAATCGCCCTCGTACATGAAGGCGCCGACGTAGCCGAACAGCAGATCGCGCGCGTACGGCGACGGCTGGGCGGGCTCGGTCTCGACGAGCCGGATGCGCCGCTCGCCGATGCCGCGCGCGATGCGGAGGAGTGACGGCAGGTCGTAGACGTCCTGCAGCACTTCGCGCAGCGTCTCGAGGATGATCGGGAACGTCGGATACCGGCGTGCGACCTCCAGCAGCGCCGCGGAGCGCTGGCGCTGCTGCCAGAGCGGGCTGCGGCGGTTCGGGTTGGTCCGCGGCAGGAGCAGAGCGCGGGCCGCGCACTCGCGGAAGCGTGACGCGAACAGGGCGGACCCGCCGACCTCGTCCGTGACGATCTGATCGAGCTCGTCGGGATCGAACACGAACAGCTCGGCGCCGGGCGGCTCTGCCGTGGCATCCGGAATCCGCGCGATGATGCCGTCGTCGCTCGCCACGGCCGACCCGTCGACCCCGAGCCGCTCGCGGATGCGCGCATTGACCGCGAGGGCCCACGGCGCGTGCACGGGCATGCCGTAGGGGGAGTGCAGGATGACGCGCCAGTCGCCCACCTCGTCGCGGCCGCGCTCGACCGTGAGCGACTTGTCGGTCGGCAGGGTGCCGGTCGCTTCGCGCTGCTCGGCGAGGTAGGCCATGAGATTTCCTGAGGCGTTCGCGTCGAGGCCCGCCTCGCGGAGCCGCGCATCCGAGGCTTCGGGCTTGGCCGTCGACACCTCTCGGGCGAAGGCGCCGAGCGCCTCACCCAGCTCTGCGGGGCGGCCGAGGCCGTCGCCGTGCCAGAACGGCACCTTGCCGGGCTGCCCGAACGCGGGCACGACGTTGACGCGGTCGTGCGTGATCTCGACGATGCGCCAGCTGGTCGTGCCGAGCGTGAAGACGTCGTTGACCCTCGACTCGTAGACCATCTCCTCGTCGAGCTCGCCGACGCGGGCGTTCGACGACTCGCCCGCGACGAAGACGCCGAAGAGCCCGCGGTCGGGGATCGTGCCGCCGCTCGTCACGGCGATCCGCTGGGCACCGGGACGGCCGGTGAGCACGCCGAGGTCGCGGTTCCACACGACGCGCGGTCTCAGCTCGGCGAACTCGTCGGAGGGGAAGCGGCCGGCGAGCAGGTCGAGAGTCGCCTCGTATGCGGAGCGCGGCAGCGATCGGAACGGCGCGCTGCGCTTGACCGTCTCGTACCAGCCCTCGACGTCGACCGGGCCGACGGCGCACGCGGCGACGGTCTGCTGGGCGAGGATGTCGAGCGGGTTCTGCGGCACCGCGATCGCCTCGATCTTGCCCGCCAGCATCCGCTCCGTGACGATCGCCGTGTGGAGCACGTCGCCACGGTGCTTCGGGAAGAGCGCCGCGCGACTGATCTCGCCGACCTGGTGGCCGGCGCGACCGATGCGCTGCAGGCCCGACGCCGCGGACGGGGGAGCCTCGACCTGGATCACGAGGTCGACGGCGCCCATGTCGATGCCGAGCTCGAGGCTCGACGTCGCGACGACGCAGCGGAGGACGCCCGACTTCAGCTCCTCCTCCACCTGAGCCCGCTGCTCCTTCGAGACCGAGCCGTGATGCGCCTTCGCCAGCACGGCGGCCGCGCCGGCCGTCGATCCGGCCTGTGCCATGGTGGCGGCAGGCATTCCCCCGGTCCCCGAGCCTGCCGAGGGGCCCGGCAGATCGAGGCCGAGGCGCTCCGAGTAGATCTCGTTGAGCCGGGCCGTGAGGCGCTCGCCGAGCCGGCGGGAGTTGACGAACACGATCGTCGACGTGTTCTGCAGGATGCGGTCGACGATCGCCTCTTCGACGTGCGGCCAGAGCGAGCCCGTCACCTCGGTGTACTCCGCCCGGGGCGGAGCGAACCAGTCCTCGCCCTCGGCATCCGCCACTTCGACGGGCTCGTCGGCGGGAGCCGGTTCTCCCGGCGGGGGCGGCGGGTTGAGCATGTCGTCGACGGGCACGACGACGGAGAGGTCGAACGTCTTCGACGCCTTCGGCGCGACGATCTCGACCGGTGCGGCGCCCCCGAGGAAGCGCGCGACCTCGTCGATCGGCCGCACGGTGGCGGACAGGCCGATGCGCTGCGCCGGGGTCGAGCCGGGCTGCAGCGACTCGCGGAGGGCGTCGAGCCGCTCGAGGCTCACCGCGAGAT
This genomic interval carries:
- a CDS encoding DNA-formamidopyrimidine glycosylase family protein: MPEGDTVFRTARRLNDVLAGREVRRFELRVPQVATADLRGETVHEVVSRGKHLLHHIGEWTLHSHLKMEGEWHVYRAGERWRKPGFKARAVIGVDGWETVGFDLADIDVVRTRDEGRLVDYLGPDPLSESWDAAEAARRLGADHRAAHVALQDQRNVAGFGNEYANEILFVRGILPTRPADETDAAALVDLGARMIRANRDRRDRTFTGDARPGRTTWVYGREGRPCRRCGTRIEGGALGAHPTRERIVFWCPSCQR
- a CDS encoding DEAD/DEAH box helicase — encoded protein: MSDASSGSARRVLERFGPATQDWFRGAFAEPTTAQVGAWDAISAGKHALVVAPTGSGKTLSAFLWAIDRVFREKAPVSAAPPPARGKKKQAEAAASPTRILYISPLKALGVDVERNLRSPLVGIGQSARRLGITVPDVSVGVRSGDTTSSDRRKLVSAPPDILITTPESLYLMLTSQAGQTLAGVHTVIIDEVHAVAATKRGAHLAVSLERLDALRESLQPGSTPAQRIGLSATVRPIDEVARFLGGAAPVEIVAPKASKTFDLSVVVPVDDMLNPPPPPGEPAPADEPVEVADAEGEDWFAPPRAEYTEVTGSLWPHVEEAIVDRILQNTSTIVFVNSRRLGERLTARLNEIYSERLGLDLPGPSAGSGTGGMPAATMAQAGSTAGAAAVLAKAHHGSVSKEQRAQVEEELKSGVLRCVVATSSLELGIDMGAVDLVIQVEAPPSAASGLQRIGRAGHQVGEISRAALFPKHRGDVLHTAIVTERMLAGKIEAIAVPQNPLDILAQQTVAACAVGPVDVEGWYETVKRSAPFRSLPRSAYEATLDLLAGRFPSDEFAELRPRVVWNRDLGVLTGRPGAQRIAVTSGGTIPDRGLFGVFVAGESSNARVGELDEEMVYESRVNDVFTLGTTSWRIVEITHDRVNVVPAFGQPGKVPFWHGDGLGRPAELGEALGAFAREVSTAKPEASDARLREAGLDANASGNLMAYLAEQREATGTLPTDKSLTVERGRDEVGDWRVILHSPYGMPVHAPWALAVNARIRERLGVDGSAVASDDGIIARIPDATAEPPGAELFVFDPDELDQIVTDEVGGSALFASRFRECAARALLLPRTNPNRRSPLWQQRQRSAALLEVARRYPTFPIILETLREVLQDVYDLPSLLRIARGIGERRIRLVETEPAQPSPYARDLLFGYVGAFMYEGDSPLAERRAAALSVDPALLSELLGKVEMRELLDPAVIAQFEREAQRLDPERRARGLEGVADLLRMLGPLDAAEVAARLQASEAPPGAETAGLDPSTRSGTGGAAGLDPSTGSGTVQPVGTNPSTRSGSESGTAAGAATAGEASTHLEALIAARRAIPVTIAGVSRVAAIEDAGRLRDALGVALPVGIPTAFVDPLADPLGDLVARHARTHGPFVADDVATRFGVGIAVVRQTLQRLESQGRVSSGFFLPDPPTGAAMTRGDDIEWCDTEVLRRLRMRSLAAIRGSVEPVSQEAYARFLPAWQHLARPLEGIDGVAAVIEQLAGVPIPASAWESLVLPARVSDYTPSMLDELTATGEVIWSGHGSLPGRDGWIALHPAEVAPLTLAPPDDALRPAQEPAPGSLEARLLEALAAGGAYFAAQLRQLTGAENELSVVEALWNLTWSGRVTNDTFAPVRTLLTGGSQAHRVARRAPRARLYRGAAARTVAASVPPRPPSIGGRWSLLPAVEPDAALRATATASLLLDRYGVVTRGAVQSEGVPGGFAQAYRILAGFEEAGHCRRGYVIEKLGAAQFAASATVDRLREFAALPDPPPLRAVTLAATDPANPYGAALTWPALEGVSHRPGRKAGGLVVLVDGALTLYLERGGKSALVFTDDDERLAAAARDLAATARSRRLDTLTIEQINGEFVYSSPVGKALRDAGFVESPRGLTLRRLTAGDAAREAARA